In the Flavobacteriales bacterium genome, one interval contains:
- a CDS encoding gliding motility-associated C-terminal domain-containing protein, producing DTDIQCEEPFQLNVFLDSDPDDNCEYELVLLDTWGNGWNNGEVEVIIDGVSTFYTLTPADGVSNSFVIPVNHESTISIIYTPGDIGSNQEPAQNEYILLNANGDVVFSDGEFGTEPTNGLSYSGTAFCFPPEPPLNYSWTPVENLNNPAAQSPIVSGLVETTTFTVEVWQPNHPDCRFTDEITLTVSGALSAGTDITDCAMSYGLEGSMVPNGEWTAPAGADVTFANPSVHNTQVTAGTAGTYTLTWTDLDGQSCPTSSDIEVTFFDGVMIDPVITEPFCFGQCTGEVNVDASGGSIAPGTDYTYEFSEGTPGLTADQIINVCSGNYTLTVSDNYDCASTVDFFVGQPPAPIIDSISSDRESCLGFCDGQLIVYSQVAETYSFDGGDSFQMDSINNSLCGGFYEVVIADGNGCEASMDALVASPIAPEALFAADPVRTGLFDPLIQFTNFSEGNLLNDWTFGVLNTVGTSTEEHPSFFFPTIPGIYTVQLIITDSIGCTDSSRVDIEIMDEFQLFVPSAFSPNDDGINDIFHLEIQDLSPIEYNFQVFDRWGNVVFETNEYPTQWNGQGNIDQNYFVANGVYVWRVKARSSSTTARIERMGMVTVIR from the coding sequence GATACGGACATCCAATGTGAGGAACCATTTCAGCTCAATGTCTTCTTGGACTCGGATCCTGATGACAATTGTGAATACGAATTGGTATTACTGGATACCTGGGGTAATGGCTGGAACAATGGTGAAGTAGAAGTGATAATCGATGGAGTGAGCACATTCTATACGCTCACGCCAGCTGATGGAGTCAGCAATAGCTTTGTAATACCCGTCAATCACGAATCCACCATATCGATCATCTACACGCCCGGTGATATCGGTTCGAATCAAGAACCTGCTCAAAATGAATATATCCTGCTCAATGCCAATGGCGATGTGGTATTCTCAGATGGCGAGTTCGGCACTGAACCCACCAATGGACTGTCATACAGTGGTACGGCATTTTGCTTTCCACCTGAACCCCCATTGAATTATTCTTGGACCCCGGTCGAGAATCTGAATAATCCAGCTGCTCAAAGCCCTATAGTCAGTGGATTGGTGGAAACGACCACATTCACTGTCGAAGTATGGCAGCCCAACCATCCGGATTGCCGATTCACCGATGAGATCACCTTGACGGTGTCAGGTGCCTTATCTGCAGGTACGGATATCACCGATTGTGCAATGTCCTATGGTCTGGAAGGAAGCATGGTCCCCAATGGTGAATGGACTGCTCCAGCAGGTGCTGATGTGACCTTTGCAAATCCCAGTGTCCACAATACGCAGGTAACGGCCGGAACGGCTGGCACGTATACTTTGACTTGGACAGACCTCGATGGCCAATCTTGTCCAACATCGTCCGATATCGAGGTCACCTTCTTTGATGGGGTCATGATAGACCCAGTGATAACAGAACCATTCTGTTTTGGTCAATGTACAGGCGAAGTGAATGTGGATGCCAGTGGTGGAAGTATTGCACCCGGAACGGATTATACTTATGAATTCTCAGAAGGGACGCCAGGTCTGACTGCCGATCAGATCATCAATGTATGCTCAGGAAACTATACGTTGACCGTTTCAGACAACTATGATTGTGCATCAACTGTGGATTTCTTTGTGGGGCAGCCTCCTGCACCGATCATCGATTCGATATCCTCCGACCGCGAGTCCTGCCTCGGATTCTGTGATGGGCAATTGATAGTCTATTCTCAGGTGGCAGAGACCTACAGCTTTGATGGAGGCGACAGTTTCCAGATGGACAGTATCAACAATTCGCTCTGCGGTGGCTTCTATGAGGTGGTGATAGCAGATGGAAATGGTTGCGAGGCCAGCATGGATGCCTTGGTCGCCTCTCCAATTGCACCTGAAGCGTTATTTGCGGCCGACCCCGTGCGGACAGGACTCTTTGATCCACTCATACAGTTCACCAATTTCTCTGAAGGAAATCTACTCAACGATTGGACCTTCGGAGTGTTGAATACGGTCGGCACCTCCACCGAGGAACATCCTTCTTTTTTCTTTCCTACCATACCGGGTATCTACACCGTACAGTTGATCATCACGGATAGCATAGGCTGCACGGATTCTTCTCGGGTGGATATCGAGATTATGGATGAATTCCAGTTATTTGTACCGAGTGCATTCTCTCCGAATGATGACGGTATCAACGATATCTTTCATTTGGAGATACAGGACCTCTCGCCCATTGAGTATAACTTCCAGGTCTTCGACCGGTGGGGTAATGTGGTGTTTGAGACCAACGAATATCCGACTCAATGGAATGGTCAAGGAAACATCGACCAGAACTACTTTGTTGCGAATGGAGTTTACGTATGGCGGGTCAAGGCACGTTCCTCCTCGACCACAGCTAGGATAGAACGCATGGGAATGGTCACCGTGATCCGTTGA
- the ytxJ gene encoding bacillithiol system redox-active protein YtxJ yields the protein MGFSLFGNKDSTDSDRSIWEGLRSMDALETLLKNSEARPQVIFKHSTRCGISRHVLRNFENDWDSKESTEVYLLDLLAYREISNAIESRFGVVHQSPQVVVLYEGKPIFHASHQSIDAHEIGQHIKAMVNGSR from the coding sequence TTTGGAAATAAGGATTCAACGGATTCAGACCGGTCCATTTGGGAAGGACTGAGATCAATGGATGCTCTGGAGACCCTTCTCAAGAATTCGGAAGCAAGGCCTCAGGTCATCTTCAAGCACAGTACACGATGTGGTATCAGTAGGCACGTGTTACGCAATTTCGAGAATGATTGGGATAGCAAAGAGAGTACAGAGGTGTACTTACTGGATCTACTCGCTTACCGAGAAATCTCAAATGCTATTGAATCTAGATTCGGAGTAGTACATCAAAGTCCTCAAGTGGTGGTGTTGTATGAAGGAAAACCAATTTTTCATGCTTCACATCAGTCCATCGATGCGCATGAGATAGGTCAACACATCAAGGCCATGGTCAACGGATCACGGTGA